DNA sequence from the Arthrobacter jinronghuae genome:
GTCTTTCTGCGGAAGGGGGCTGTACTGCAGCACCTCTACGGGCCCGAGGGTTTCGGCTGCAGCCTCGAGGGCCGCGGCGATTGATTCCGGGTTGCGGACGTCGGCGGCGAAACCCCGGGCCGGAATCCCTGCCTTGCCGAGGTCTTCGGCAAGGGCATCCACCTTGGCCTGGCTTCGGGAGATCAGCGCAACGGAGAATCCCTCCGCACCGAAACGTCGAGCCACAGCGGCACCGAGGCCGCGTCCTGCACCAATGATCGCGATAGTAGTCATGGGCAAGCTAACTGGTTGGGGTGCCGAATAATTCCGGAGGTTTCCTGCCCGGCACGGGGTCCCGCGTACAGAAGGCGTACAAAAAAGGAACCGGTCCCGCTTTCACGGGGAGCCGGTTCCTTTTTCGCCAGGGATGGAGCCGCTTTAGCCGACGGGGGCTACCTCGGGGACCTTCAGCAGATCCTCCTTGGACGGACGGATCATGAAGTACCCGATCGGGGCAGCGAGGAACAGTGCGACGCCGGCCCAGATGAACGCCGTGGAGTAGCCGTTGACGAGCGCGTCGAGCTGCGCGGCAGGCTGGCCGCCGTTGCTGCTCATGTAGGAAGTGATGCCCGCCGTGTAAACGGCGGTGAACAGTGCGGTGCCGATGGACCCGCCGATCTGCTGGGTGGCGGATACAGCGGCGCTGGCAACACCGGCGTCGTGCTCGTCAATGCCGGCCAGGGCCACGTTCTGCAGCGGCACGAAGATCATTGCGAGGCCGAAGCCCAGCAGCGCCAGTCCGGGGAGGACCTCCAGGGCGTAGTTCCCCTCGACCGTGATGAAGGAGAGCCAGATCAGGCCGGCAGCGCCGACGATCGGCCCTACGGTCATGGGCAGGCGTACGCCGGTGCGCGGCAGGAACTTGGACAGCACGCCCGCGCCGACGGTGATGGCGATGGTCATGGGCAGTGACGCGAGGCCGGACTTCAGCGGCGAGTAGCCCAGGACAATCTGGAAGTAGAAGATCAGGAACAGGATGCCGCCCAGCAGGGCAGCGCCGGTCAGGGTGGAGGTCAGGAACGCGCCGCCGCGGACCCGGTTGGTCAGCACACGCAGGGGCAGCAGCGGGTTGGAGACGCGGCTTTCCACGAACACGAAGAGTGCCAGGATCAGCACGCCGGCGGCGAGGAAGGCAATGGTTTCAAAGCGTGCCCAGCCGTTTTCGGCCTCGGAGAATCCGTACACGAGCGAAGCCAGTCCGGCCACCACGAGAACGGCGCCAGGCAGGTCGTAGCGGGTGTTGCCGTGGGCCTTGCTCTCGCGGATCAGGGGCAGGCCGGCGGCCATGGCGACAATCGCGATGGGCACGTTGACCAGCAGGCACCAGTTCCAGCTGGCGTACTGCGTCAGGACGCCGCCAAGCAGCAGGCCGATGGCCGCGCCGCCGCCGCCAATGGCACCGTACACGGCGAAGGCCTTGATGCGGTCCTTGCCCGAGGGGAAGGTAATGGTCAGGATGGCGAGCGACGCCGGTGCGAGCAGTGCGGCGAAGGCGCCCTGCAGGCCGCGGGCCGTCAGGAGCATTTCGGTGCTTTCCGCGAAACCGCCGATGGCGGAAGCCACGGCAAAGCCGGCCATGCCCACCATGAACGTGCGCTTGCGGCCCCAGTAATCGGCGATGCGGCCGCCGAGCAGCAGCAGCGAGCCGAAGGCCAGTGCGTAGATGGTGACCACCCAGGTGCGGTCGCCGTCGGACATCCCCAGTTCGCTCTGCGCATCCGGCAGGGCGATGTTCACGATGGTGCCGTCCAGGACCACCATCAGCTGGGCCAGCGCCAGGACGGCCAGCAGCAGCCAGCGGTGCGGATGTGCCGAGTGGTCTACGGCGGCGGCCCGGGGCAGGCCGGAAGGGGTGGTGCGGTCCATGAAGGTGAAATCCTAATCGAACGAACTGGTTGGTTGGCTTAGATAGACTACAGGTATGAGAACCGACGGCGAAGCCACCCGGGCCAGGATCCTGGCTGCAGCACGAAAAGAGTTTGCACAGTATGGCTTGGCCGGTGCCCGGGTTGACCGTATTGCGGAAGAGGCACGCGCCAGCAAGGAACGCCTTTATGCGTATTTCGGCGGGAAGAGTGCGTTGTTCGCCGCAGTGCTGGCGGGAAACCTGCAGGAGACCACGGACAAGCTTCCACGGGATGCGCTGGATCTTCCCGGGTTCGTGGGTGCCCTCTACGACCACGCGGCGCAGCACCCCGAGCATCTGCGCATGCTGGACTGGGCCCGGCTCGAGGGTGCGCCGGAAGTGCTGGCGCCCTCCAGCCGCCCGGGGCCGACGTCCGCCGATATTGCCGCCGCCCAGGCGCAGGGGATCATTGATCCTGCCTGGGATCCGGATGACCTGATGACTCTGCTTTTTTCGCTGGCCACCGCATGGGCGCAGTCCCCGGAACTGCTCTACACCGGCAGGACCGAGGATTCCGACGCCGCCCGCGAACGACGCCGGCAGGCCGCCATCGCTGCGGCCTGCCGGCTTCTTGCGCCTCCAAAGGAGGAGGCAATACGGTCCTAGAGCTCGGTGCTCACCTTCCAGGAGGAGTGGATGGCACCGTGGATGTAGTTGACTGCACCGGCGTCGCCGACGACGTCGCAGGTGATGTCCGCGGCCCGCAGCTCGTCCGCCAGCGGTGAGGCCGACGTCGTGCCGTCCGCGTAGACCACCATGTCCGCGGGGGCGGAGAAGCTTTCCCCGCCCACGGTCCACTCGACGCTCTTCTCGGTGATCCGGGTGATCGAGGCGTTGCGGTGGATCTTCACGCCGTGCTTTTCGGATTCCTTGACCGCAGTCCAGCGGCGGGGCATGGCCAGCGGCAGGCCGAGCTGCTGCTTTTCATGCAGCAGCGTGACCCGGCGGCCGCGCTCGGCGAGGAACTCGGACAGCTCCAGGCCCACGAGGGAACCCCCTATCACCACCACGTCCTTACCCATCGGCAGCCAGACCTTGGTGAACTGGCGGACAAACTCCGGGCTCTTGGTCACGCCGGAGAGGCGGCCGAGCTTGCCCAGGGTGCTCAGCACCGCGCCGGCTTCCTCAGCGGTGGCGGTGCCGAGCATCATGGCACGCAGCGTGTCGCCGGTCTGTACGATCGGCAGGTCGCCGCCGGGGAAGTCCGGCTTGGGACGGACAGCGCCGGTGGCCACGATCACGTGGTCCGGGTGCAGGGCGCGGATGGACTCCACCGTGGCCGGGGTGTTCAGCTTGACCGCAATGTTCAGCCGCTTAATTTCGGCCTTGAACCACTTCAGCAGGCGTTCGTTGTCCGGCGTGGTCATGGTGGAGAACCACATGGTGCCGCCGAGGCGGTCCGACTTGTCCACCACGGTGACCCGGTGGCCGCGCTCGGTCAGGACGCGGGCGCTTTCCAGGCCCGCGGGGCCGGCGCCGACAACCACTACATGCTTGGTCGCGGACGCAGGCTTCAGCGGCAGCAGCGCCTCGTTGCCCAGTGCGGGGTTGACCGCGCAGAACGGGGTGTCGTCGAAGAAGTTCTCCGCGACGCAGAGGTAGCAGTTGATGCAGGGGCGGACCTGGTCGAACTTGCCGTCGCGCAGCTTGTTCGGCAGTTCCGGGTCGGCCAGCAGCTGGCGTCCCATGGCGGCGAAGTCGATCTGTCCGGCGGCCAGTGCCTTCTCGGAGACCTCCGGCAGCATCCGGCCGACGGCGATCACCGGAACCTTGACGTGCTTCTTGATCTCCGCGGCGTTCTTCAGGTAGGCACCCACTTTGTTGGGCAGCGGACCGTCGGTGAAGTTGTCGAACGGGTTGCGTCCCCAGCCGGTGACGTGGATGGCGTCAGCCCCGGCCTGTTCGAACAGCTTGGATGCCTCGATCGCCTCGTCGAGGGTCAGGCCGCCCTCCTGACCGTATTCCTCGCCGGCAACGCGGACCAGGACGGCCAGACGGTCGCCCACCCGCTTCTTCACGGCGCTGATGACCTCGCAGGCGAGCCGGGCCCGGTTTTCCAGGGAGCCGCCGTATTCATCCGTGCGCAGGTTGTCCCGCTGGTTAAGGAAGACGCCGAGGATGTAGCCGTGAGCTACGTGGATTTCGATGGCGTCGGCGTCGGCTTTGGCAACGCGTTCGGCGGCGTCGGCCCAGGTGGAGACCAGCCAGGAAATGTCTTCGGCCGTCATCTCGTGGTACGCGGTCTGCTTGCCGGCGGTGGCGGCACCCATCTTGCCGAGCTCTTCGCGGGTGCTGTCCGCGAGGGCGGACATGTCATAGGTGTAGTCCGGCTGGTTGGGTGCGAGCACCGGACGGTCGTTGGCGACGTCCACGCGGGCAACCTTGCCGTGGTGCGTGGACTGGATGCAGAGCTTGCTGCCGG
Encoded proteins:
- a CDS encoding MFS transporter, producing the protein MDRTTPSGLPRAAAVDHSAHPHRWLLLAVLALAQLMVVLDGTIVNIALPDAQSELGMSDGDRTWVVTIYALAFGSLLLLGGRIADYWGRKRTFMVGMAGFAVASAIGGFAESTEMLLTARGLQGAFAALLAPASLAILTITFPSGKDRIKAFAVYGAIGGGGAAIGLLLGGVLTQYASWNWCLLVNVPIAIVAMAAGLPLIRESKAHGNTRYDLPGAVLVVAGLASLVYGFSEAENGWARFETIAFLAAGVLILALFVFVESRVSNPLLPLRVLTNRVRGGAFLTSTLTGAALLGGILFLIFYFQIVLGYSPLKSGLASLPMTIAITVGAGVLSKFLPRTGVRLPMTVGPIVGAAGLIWLSFITVEGNYALEVLPGLALLGFGLAMIFVPLQNVALAGIDEHDAGVASAAVSATQQIGGSIGTALFTAVYTAGITSYMSSNGGQPAAQLDALVNGYSTAFIWAGVALFLAAPIGYFMIRPSKEDLLKVPEVAPVG
- a CDS encoding TetR/AcrR family transcriptional regulator; this translates as MRTDGEATRARILAAARKEFAQYGLAGARVDRIAEEARASKERLYAYFGGKSALFAAVLAGNLQETTDKLPRDALDLPGFVGALYDHAAQHPEHLRMLDWARLEGAPEVLAPSSRPGPTSADIAAAQAQGIIDPAWDPDDLMTLLFSLATAWAQSPELLYTGRTEDSDAARERRRQAAIAAACRLLAPPKEEAIRS
- a CDS encoding NAD(P)/FAD-dependent oxidoreductase, translated to MNTKSFPHLMAPGRMGPMETHNRIVLPAMDMNVSEHGEIEQPEIDHYVARAAGGAGLIITGACAIAFPHGAASMKEPGLSDDKYIPGLKALADAVHAAGSKLCIQSTHHGKVARVDVANDRPVLAPNQPDYTYDMSALADSTREELGKMGAATAGKQTAYHEMTAEDISWLVSTWADAAERVAKADADAIEIHVAHGYILGVFLNQRDNLRTDEYGGSLENRARLACEVISAVKKRVGDRLAVLVRVAGEEYGQEGGLTLDEAIEASKLFEQAGADAIHVTGWGRNPFDNFTDGPLPNKVGAYLKNAAEIKKHVKVPVIAVGRMLPEVSEKALAAGQIDFAAMGRQLLADPELPNKLRDGKFDQVRPCINCYLCVAENFFDDTPFCAVNPALGNEALLPLKPASATKHVVVVGAGPAGLESARVLTERGHRVTVVDKSDRLGGTMWFSTMTTPDNERLLKWFKAEIKRLNIAVKLNTPATVESIRALHPDHVIVATGAVRPKPDFPGGDLPIVQTGDTLRAMMLGTATAEEAGAVLSTLGKLGRLSGVTKSPEFVRQFTKVWLPMGKDVVVIGGSLVGLELSEFLAERGRRVTLLHEKQQLGLPLAMPRRWTAVKESEKHGVKIHRNASITRITEKSVEWTVGGESFSAPADMVVYADGTTSASPLADELRAADITCDVVGDAGAVNYIHGAIHSSWKVSTEL